The following proteins come from a genomic window of Pseudomonas cichorii:
- the cobU gene encoding bifunctional adenosylcobinamide kinase/adenosylcobinamide-phosphate guanylyltransferase: protein MLQLILGGARSGKSRLAERLAAESGLSVLYIATSQPLDGEMNQRVISHRQRRPDSWGLVEEPLELARVLRENAAIGHCLLVDCMTLWLTNLLMLDDPERLAQEREALLECLCELPGDIIFVSNETGLGVVPLGELTRRYVDEAGLLHQAIAERCQRVVLTVAGLPLTLKGTAL from the coding sequence ATGCTGCAATTGATCCTGGGCGGTGCCCGCTCCGGCAAGAGTCGCCTGGCTGAAAGGCTGGCGGCGGAGTCGGGGCTGAGCGTCCTTTATATCGCCACCAGCCAGCCGCTGGACGGTGAGATGAATCAGCGCGTGATCAGTCACCGTCAGCGTCGCCCTGACAGTTGGGGGCTGGTTGAAGAGCCGCTAGAGCTGGCCCGTGTATTGCGTGAAAACGCTGCAATCGGGCACTGCCTGCTAGTGGATTGCATGACGCTGTGGCTGACTAACCTGCTGATGCTTGATGACCCTGAGCGTCTGGCTCAGGAGCGCGAGGCGCTGCTGGAATGCCTGTGCGAACTGCCGGGCGACATCATTTTTGTCAGTAACGAAACCGGGCTGGGCGTCGTGCCGCTGGGTGAGCTGACCCGCCGCTATGTCGACGAAGCCGGTCTGTTGCATCAGGCCATTGCCGAGCGTTGTCAGCGTGTGGTGCTGACCGTTGCCGGCTTGCCTCTGACTTTGAAAGGAACCGCATTATGA
- a CDS encoding cobyric acid synthase: MTTLMVQGTTSDAGKSTLVTALCRWLTRQGVKVVPFKPQNMALNSAVTADGGEIGRAQAVQAQACGLEPHTDMNPVLLKPNSDTGAQVIIHGRAVTTMNAVAYHGYKEIAMQAVLESHRRLGETYPVIMVEGAGSPAEINLRANDIANMGFAEAVDCPVLLVADINRGGVFAHLVGTLELLSPSEQARVKGFVINRFRGDIALLQPGLDWLEARTGKPVVGVLPYVMDLHLEAEDGLDRRQTDKVERVLNVVVPVLPRISNHTDFDPLRLHPQVNLQFIGPGQAVPPADLIILPGSKSVRSDLTYLRANGWDTAIDRHLRYGGKLLGICGGLQMLGQQLHDPLGLEGAAGSSPGLGLLDMSTVLEAEKQLRNVRGRLALEDAEVCGYEIHAGVTRGAALENAAVRLDDGRSDGARSADGQIFGTYLHGLFESPAACSALLRWAGLQDVQQVDYHGLRERDIERLADLVEKHLDGPLLRELCGLEVK; encoded by the coding sequence ATGACCACGTTGATGGTGCAAGGCACGACGTCCGATGCCGGCAAAAGTACGCTGGTGACCGCGCTATGCCGCTGGCTGACCCGCCAGGGCGTCAAGGTGGTGCCGTTCAAGCCGCAGAACATGGCGCTCAACAGTGCGGTGACAGCGGATGGCGGCGAAATCGGTCGGGCCCAGGCCGTGCAGGCTCAGGCCTGCGGGCTGGAGCCCCATACCGACATGAATCCGGTGCTGCTCAAGCCCAATAGCGATACCGGTGCTCAGGTCATCATCCATGGCCGCGCTGTGACCACCATGAATGCCGTGGCGTATCACGGCTACAAGGAAATCGCCATGCAGGCGGTGCTGGAGTCCCATCGGCGCCTGGGCGAGACGTACCCCGTGATCATGGTCGAGGGTGCCGGTTCGCCTGCGGAGATCAATCTGCGCGCCAACGACATCGCCAACATGGGGTTTGCCGAAGCGGTGGATTGCCCGGTGCTGCTGGTGGCCGATATCAATCGAGGTGGCGTGTTCGCGCATCTGGTCGGCACGCTGGAGTTGCTGTCGCCCAGCGAGCAGGCGCGAGTCAAAGGGTTTGTCATCAACCGCTTTCGTGGCGACATCGCGCTGCTGCAACCGGGTCTGGACTGGCTTGAAGCCCGTACCGGCAAGCCGGTGGTGGGTGTGCTGCCGTATGTGATGGATCTGCATCTGGAGGCCGAAGACGGTCTGGATCGACGTCAGACCGATAAGGTCGAGCGGGTGCTCAATGTCGTGGTGCCGGTGCTGCCGCGCATCAGCAACCACACCGATTTCGATCCGCTGCGCCTGCACCCGCAGGTCAATCTGCAATTCATCGGCCCCGGTCAGGCGGTGCCGCCTGCCGATCTGATCATCCTGCCGGGCTCGAAAAGCGTGCGCAGTGACCTGACTTACCTGCGCGCCAACGGCTGGGATACTGCCATTGACCGGCATCTGCGCTATGGCGGCAAGCTGCTGGGGATTTGCGGTGGCCTGCAGATGCTGGGTCAGCAGTTGCATGATCCCCTTGGCCTGGAGGGCGCGGCAGGTTCCAGCCCCGGTTTGGGCTTGCTGGACATGAGCACGGTGCTGGAAGCCGAGAAACAGTTGCGTAATGTACGCGGGCGTCTGGCACTGGAAGATGCCGAAGTCTGTGGCTATGAAATCCACGCGGGTGTCACCCGCGGCGCTGCATTGGAAAATGCAGCCGTACGCCTGGACGATGGGCGCAGTGACGGCGCGCGCAGTGCTGACGGGCAGATTTTCGGGACGTATCTGCATGGCCTGTTCGAGTCGCCTGCCGCGTGTAGCGCGCTGTTGCGCTGGGCGGGTTTGCAGGATGTGCAGCAGGTGGATTATCACGGGCTGCGGGAGCGGGATATCGAGCGTCTGGCCGACCTGGTGGAAAAACACCTTGATGGCCCGCTGTTGCGCGAGCTGTGCGGCCTGGAGGTGAAGTGA
- the cobD gene encoding threonine-phosphate decarboxylase CobD, whose translation MLEHGGRLRAAAQHYGIDRADWLDLSTGIAPWAWPIPEISAQAWARLPETDDGLEAAACAYYGVPQLLPVPGSQAAIQALPRVRSACRVGVLSPCYAEHAHAWRKSGFLVREVQEQEVDYFLDSLDVLVVVNPNNPTGLHLTTERLLEWHARLAERGGWLVVDEAFMDNTPDTSLAAETGRVGLIVLRSFGKFFGLAGVRLGFVLAEPGLLKALAAEIGPWAVSGPTRILGQACLADLEGHARQRQRCDQASERLVALLSNHGLPPQGGCALFQWVVTEQAPALHDFCARRGVLLRLFEGQGAVSSLRFGLPCEEADWSRLEDVLFKYRKETP comes from the coding sequence ATGCTTGAGCACGGTGGTCGCCTGCGGGCGGCAGCGCAGCATTACGGCATCGACCGTGCCGACTGGCTGGACCTGTCCACCGGCATTGCGCCCTGGGCGTGGCCGATTCCGGAGATTTCTGCACAGGCCTGGGCGCGTCTGCCGGAAACCGACGATGGCCTGGAGGCCGCAGCCTGCGCCTATTACGGTGTACCTCAACTCTTGCCGGTGCCCGGTTCGCAAGCCGCGATCCAGGCCTTGCCTCGCGTGCGCAGCGCTTGTCGCGTCGGCGTCCTGTCGCCGTGCTATGCAGAGCACGCCCATGCATGGCGCAAAAGCGGATTTCTGGTGCGTGAAGTGCAAGAACAGGAAGTGGATTACTTCCTGGACAGCCTCGACGTGCTGGTGGTGGTCAACCCCAACAATCCCACGGGGCTGCACCTGACCACGGAGCGCTTGCTGGAATGGCACGCCCGTCTGGCCGAGCGCGGCGGCTGGCTGGTGGTTGATGAGGCTTTCATGGACAACACGCCGGACACGAGTCTGGCGGCCGAGACGGGGCGCGTCGGCCTGATCGTGCTGCGTTCGTTCGGCAAGTTCTTTGGTCTGGCCGGCGTGCGATTGGGCTTCGTGCTGGCGGAGCCGGGTCTGCTCAAGGCACTGGCGGCAGAAATCGGCCCGTGGGCGGTCAGCGGGCCGACACGGATTCTGGGTCAGGCGTGTCTTGCAGACCTTGAAGGCCATGCCCGTCAACGCCAGCGTTGCGATCAGGCCAGTGAGCGTCTGGTGGCATTGCTGAGCAATCACGGCCTGCCCCCCCAAGGCGGCTGCGCGCTGTTTCAGTGGGTGGTTACCGAGCAGGCCCCGGCCCTGCATGACTTCTGCGCTCGACGTGGAGTCTTGCTGCGTCTGTTCGAGGGCCAGGGGGCGGTCAGCAGCCTGCGCTTTGGCTTGCCTTGCGAAGAGGCCGACTGGTCGCGTCTGGAAGATGTACTGTTCAAATACCGCAAGGAAACCCCATGA
- the cbiB gene encoding adenosylcobinamide-phosphate synthase CbiB produces the protein MSVALLSVAGVALDALLGEPKRSHPLVAFGRLADRIEQRFNSGGRGWRSHGVTAWFLAVVPLTLLATILSWLPYVGWLVEILALYCALGLRSLGEHVEPVAQALRSGNLDEARRRVGYLVSRQTTELDETEVARAATESVLENGSDAVFAALFWFAVAGAPGVVLYRLSNTLDAMWGYRNERFERFGWAAAKIDDLLNYIPARLVALTYALLGKTRLALRCWRTQGPTWDSPNAGPVMAAGAGALGVELGGAAIYHGELHQRPPLGEGVPADADAIDRGWQLVQRGVWLWLLILCVGAEFYA, from the coding sequence ATGAGTGTGGCGCTGTTGAGCGTTGCCGGGGTAGCGCTGGATGCGTTGCTCGGCGAGCCGAAACGCTCACATCCGCTGGTGGCGTTCGGTCGTCTGGCTGACCGTATCGAACAGCGTTTCAATTCCGGCGGACGTGGCTGGCGCAGTCATGGCGTCACGGCCTGGTTTCTGGCTGTGGTGCCTTTGACGCTGCTGGCAACCATCCTCAGCTGGCTGCCCTATGTCGGCTGGCTGGTGGAGATTCTGGCGCTGTATTGCGCGCTGGGGCTGCGCAGCCTGGGCGAGCATGTGGAGCCGGTTGCCCAGGCCCTGCGTTCGGGCAATCTGGATGAGGCGCGTCGGCGGGTCGGTTATCTGGTCAGCCGCCAGACCACCGAACTGGACGAGACAGAAGTCGCCCGTGCAGCCACTGAATCGGTACTGGAAAACGGCAGCGATGCGGTGTTTGCCGCGCTGTTCTGGTTTGCGGTGGCCGGTGCGCCCGGCGTGGTGCTGTATCGACTGAGCAATACGCTGGATGCCATGTGGGGTTATCGCAACGAGCGTTTCGAGCGCTTCGGCTGGGCGGCGGCGAAAATCGACGACCTGCTCAACTACATTCCTGCGCGCCTGGTGGCCCTGACCTACGCGCTGCTGGGCAAGACTCGCCTGGCTCTGCGTTGCTGGCGCACTCAAGGGCCGACCTGGGACAGCCCCAATGCCGGTCCCGTCATGGCCGCCGGTGCGGGTGCTCTGGGTGTCGAGCTGGGTGGCGCAGCGATCTATCACGGCGAACTGCATCAGCGCCCGCCACTGGGCGAAGGCGTGCCCGCCGATGCGGATGCCATCGATCGTGGCTGGCAACTGGTGCAAAGAGGCGTCTGGCTGTGGCTGCTGATCCTGTGCGTGGGGGCCGAGTTCTATGCTTGA
- the bluB gene encoding 5,6-dimethylbenzimidazole synthase — protein MTDQAFSLQERAAVYRAIAERRDMRHFSGGSVAPELLARLLEAAHQAPSVGLMQPWRFIRISDPALRAQMQAQVEEERVRTAEALGERADEFMKLKVEGISDCAEVLVAALMDDREKHIFGRRTLPEMDMASLSCAIQNLWLASRAEGLGMGWVSLFDPQALASLLGMPEGAKPLAILCLGPVEEFYPAPMLVLEGWAQARPLNELLYENQWGVSP, from the coding sequence ATGACCGATCAGGCGTTCAGTCTCCAGGAGCGGGCCGCGGTCTATCGGGCAATTGCCGAGCGCCGCGACATGCGTCACTTCAGTGGCGGCAGCGTGGCTCCCGAGTTACTTGCGCGTTTGCTTGAAGCTGCGCATCAGGCTCCCAGTGTCGGCCTGATGCAGCCTTGGCGTTTCATTCGTATCAGCGACCCGGCATTGAGGGCGCAAATGCAGGCCCAGGTGGAAGAAGAGCGGGTACGTACTGCCGAAGCCCTGGGCGAGCGTGCCGACGAGTTCATGAAGCTCAAGGTCGAGGGCATCAGCGATTGTGCCGAAGTGTTGGTGGCCGCGCTGATGGACGATCGGGAGAAGCATATTTTCGGTCGTCGGACCTTGCCGGAAATGGACATGGCGTCCTTGTCCTGTGCGATCCAGAACCTGTGGCTGGCCTCCCGTGCCGAAGGGCTGGGCATGGGCTGGGTGTCGCTGTTCGATCCTCAGGCGCTGGCCAGCCTGCTGGGCATGCCCGAAGGCGCAAAGCCCCTGGCGATTCTGTGCCTGGGGCCGGTAGAAGAATTTTACCCGGCACCGATGCTGGTGCTGGAAGGCTGGGCGCAAGCGCGGCCACTCAATGAATTGCTGTATGAGAATCAATGGGGAGTGAGTCCATGA
- a CDS encoding cobyrinate a,c-diamide synthase — protein MRAPRHCPAVLIAAPASGQGKTTVTAALARLHRNQGRKVRVFKCGPDFLDPMILERASGAPVYQLDLWMVGADESRRLLWEAAAEADLILIEGVMGLFDGTPSSADLARHFGVPVLGVIDGTAMAQTFGALALGLARYQSDLPFAGVLANRVGTVRHAQLLEGSLTEGLRWYGALSRETGIELPSRHLGLVQASELNDLDLRLDAAADALASTCDVLLPPAVTFNAPDPVPAEPLLAGVRIAIARDEAFAFAYGASLELLRAMGAELSFFSPIRDSHLPEADSLYLPGGYPELHHAALAENAPMLAAIRAHHQAGKPILAECGGMLYLLDALTDVEGQRAELVGLLKGEAVMQKRLAALALQAVELPEGLLRGHTYHHSLTSTELQPIARGVSPNGGRGAEAVYRDGRLTASYVHFYFPSNPQAVAALFTP, from the coding sequence ATGAGAGCGCCGCGTCATTGCCCGGCAGTATTGATTGCCGCGCCCGCCTCCGGGCAGGGCAAGACCACGGTCACCGCTGCGCTGGCACGCCTGCACCGTAACCAGGGCCGCAAGGTCCGGGTGTTCAAGTGCGGGCCTGACTTTCTGGACCCGATGATTCTGGAGCGGGCCAGCGGCGCGCCGGTTTACCAGTTGGATCTGTGGATGGTGGGCGCCGACGAAAGCCGACGCCTGCTGTGGGAAGCCGCCGCCGAGGCGGACCTGATCCTGATCGAAGGCGTCATGGGGCTGTTCGACGGTACGCCATCGAGTGCCGATCTGGCCCGCCACTTCGGCGTGCCGGTGCTGGGCGTGATCGACGGCACGGCCATGGCCCAGACCTTCGGAGCGCTGGCGCTGGGGTTGGCGCGTTATCAGTCGGACCTGCCGTTCGCCGGAGTGCTGGCCAACCGGGTAGGCACCGTGCGTCATGCGCAGTTGCTCGAAGGCAGCCTGACGGAGGGCCTGCGTTGGTATGGCGCGCTTTCCCGTGAAACCGGTATCGAATTGCCGAGTCGTCATCTGGGCTTGGTGCAGGCCAGTGAACTCAACGATCTGGACCTGCGCCTGGACGCTGCCGCCGATGCGCTGGCCAGCACCTGCGACGTGCTCTTGCCGCCTGCCGTGACCTTCAATGCGCCGGACCCTGTACCTGCCGAACCCTTGCTGGCCGGTGTGCGTATCGCCATCGCCCGTGACGAGGCCTTTGCTTTTGCCTACGGGGCAAGCCTGGAACTGCTGCGAGCCATGGGCGCGGAGCTGTCGTTCTTCTCGCCGATCCGCGATAGCCACTTGCCTGAGGCTGACAGCCTGTATCTGCCCGGTGGTTACCCTGAGCTTCATCATGCGGCGCTGGCCGAAAACGCTCCGATGCTGGCGGCGATTCGTGCTCATCATCAGGCGGGCAAGCCGATCCTGGCCGAGTGCGGCGGCATGCTGTATCTGCTCGATGCCCTGACCGATGTCGAAGGCCAGCGGGCAGAGCTGGTGGGCCTGCTGAAGGGGGAGGCGGTGATGCAAAAGCGTCTGGCGGCTCTGGCCCTGCAAGCGGTCGAGTTGCCTGAAGGCTTGCTGCGCGGACACACCTATCACCACTCCCTGACCAGCACCGAGTTGCAGCCCATTGCCCGTGGCGTCAGCCCCAATGGCGGACGAGGCGCAGAGGCGGTGTACCGCGACGGGCGTCTGACGGCTTCCTACGTGCACTTCTATTTCCCTTCCAATCCTCAGGCGGTTGCGGCGCTGTTCACACCATGA
- the cobO gene encoding cob(I)yrinic acid a,c-diamide adenosyltransferase encodes MNESPERDERHLARMQRKKAVMDERIASAPNECGLLLVLTGNGKGKSSSAFGMLARAMGHDMQCGVVQFIKGRNSTGEELFFRRFPEQVRYHVMGEGFTWETQDRQRDIAAAEAAWDVSREMLRDPSIGLVILDELNIALKHGYLDLEHVLSDLQARPPMQHVVVTGRGAKPELIDLSDTVSEIGVVKHAFQAGIRAQKGIEL; translated from the coding sequence ATGAACGAATCCCCCGAACGTGACGAACGTCATCTGGCGCGCATGCAGCGCAAGAAGGCGGTAATGGACGAGCGCATTGCCAGCGCTCCAAACGAGTGTGGCCTGCTGCTGGTGCTGACCGGTAATGGCAAGGGCAAGAGCAGTTCGGCATTCGGCATGCTCGCCCGGGCCATGGGTCACGACATGCAGTGTGGCGTGGTGCAGTTCATCAAGGGCCGCAACAGCACCGGTGAAGAGTTGTTCTTCCGGCGTTTCCCCGAGCAGGTGCGCTACCACGTGATGGGCGAGGGGTTCACCTGGGAAACCCAGGACCGCCAGCGTGATATCGCCGCCGCCGAAGCCGCCTGGGACGTTTCCCGTGAAATGCTTCGTGACCCGAGCATCGGTCTGGTGATCCTCGATGAGCTGAATATCGCCCTCAAGCATGGCTATCTGGATCTGGAACACGTACTGAGCGACCTGCAGGCCCGGCCACCGATGCAGCATGTGGTGGTGACCGGCCGTGGCGCCAAACCCGAATTGATCGACCTGTCCGATACCGTTTCCGAGATCGGCGTGGTCAAGCATGCGTTCCAGGCCGGAATCCGTGCGCAAAAAGGCATCGAGTTGTGA
- a CDS encoding PQQ-dependent sugar dehydrogenase gives MFTLRPRLALLLLVAGGLTACGESSTLQVSDGTGPSPRLPEPNKTLIPTVNIAPAVGWEKNAKPVAAPGTQVAAFAEGLDHPRWLYVLPNGDVLVAETNSPPKPDDSKGVRGWVMEKVMGRAGAGVPSANRITLLRDKDHDGVAETRTVFLQNLNSPFGMTLVGNKLYVADTDRLISFPYETGQTSISAQATKVVDLPGGTLNHHWTKNVIASKDGSKLYVTVGSNSNVGENGMDQEEGRAAIWEVDAATGQHRIFASGLRNPNGMDWEPNTGKLWTAVNERDEIGSDLVPDYVTSVQDGGFYGWPYSYYGQHVDERVKPQKPELVAKAISPDYAVGPHTASLGLVFADGKTLAAPFNEGLFIGQHGSWNRKPHSGYKVVFIPFSGGKPNGAPVDVLTGFLSADEKAQGRPVGVVNDQHGGLLVADDVGNKIWRVTSAK, from the coding sequence ATGTTCACACTCAGACCCCGGCTTGCCTTGCTGCTTCTGGTTGCAGGAGGCCTCACAGCCTGCGGCGAGTCTTCGACGCTGCAAGTCTCGGATGGCACCGGCCCCTCGCCCAGACTGCCCGAACCGAACAAGACCCTGATCCCCACCGTCAATATCGCCCCTGCCGTGGGCTGGGAAAAGAACGCCAAACCGGTCGCCGCGCCCGGCACCCAGGTCGCCGCCTTTGCCGAAGGCCTGGATCACCCGCGCTGGCTGTACGTGCTGCCCAATGGCGACGTGCTGGTCGCGGAAACCAATTCACCACCCAAGCCTGACGACTCCAAAGGCGTACGCGGCTGGGTCATGGAAAAAGTCATGGGCCGCGCCGGAGCCGGTGTGCCCAGCGCCAACCGCATCACCCTGCTGCGCGACAAGGACCACGACGGCGTGGCCGAAACCCGCACAGTCTTCCTGCAAAACCTCAACTCGCCGTTCGGCATGACGCTGGTGGGCAACAAGCTTTACGTGGCCGATACCGACCGCCTGATCAGCTTCCCTTATGAAACCGGCCAGACCTCCATCAGCGCCCAGGCCACCAAGGTCGTCGACTTGCCTGGCGGCACGCTGAATCACCACTGGACCAAGAACGTGATTGCCAGCAAGGACGGCAGCAAGCTGTACGTGACGGTCGGCTCCAACAGCAACGTCGGCGAAAACGGCATGGACCAGGAAGAAGGCCGCGCCGCGATCTGGGAAGTGGACGCTGCCACCGGCCAGCACCGGATTTTCGCCTCGGGCCTGCGCAACCCCAATGGCATGGACTGGGAGCCCAACACCGGCAAGTTGTGGACCGCCGTCAACGAACGTGACGAGATCGGCAGCGACCTGGTACCTGACTACGTGACCTCGGTGCAGGATGGCGGCTTCTATGGCTGGCCTTACAGCTACTACGGCCAGCATGTGGATGAGCGGGTCAAACCGCAGAAACCGGAACTGGTCGCCAAGGCCATATCGCCCGATTATGCAGTCGGCCCGCACACCGCATCGCTGGGGCTGGTGTTCGCCGACGGCAAGACGCTCGCAGCTCCGTTCAACGAAGGCCTGTTCATCGGCCAGCACGGCTCATGGAACCGCAAGCCACACAGCGGCTATAAAGTGGTGTTCATCCCCTTCAGCGGCGGCAAACCCAATGGCGCACCCGTGGATGTACTGACCGGCTTCCTGAGTGCAGACGAAAAAGCCCAGGGCCGTCCGGTGGGCGTGGTCAATGACCAGCATGGCGGATTGTTGGTGGCGGATGATGTGGGCAACAAGATCTGGCGGGTGACGTCAGCGAAATAA
- a CDS encoding C40 family peptidase — translation MSITLRLAVISIAALLGACASSPPPQPRVVQRPVLSAPPQILSQAAEDVLFRALGLVGTPYRWGGNTPDSGFDCSGLIGYVYRDAAGISLPRSTRDMIVMGAPNVGREQLQSGDLVFFATSGGSQVSHAGIYVGEGRFVHAPATGGTVKLDSLDKPYWQKAYLNAKRVIQPSNLAQNTTAP, via the coding sequence ATGTCGATTACGTTACGTCTGGCGGTCATTTCCATCGCAGCGTTGCTGGGTGCATGTGCCAGCTCGCCACCTCCTCAGCCCCGTGTCGTTCAGCGCCCGGTGCTTTCTGCTCCCCCGCAAATTCTCTCTCAGGCTGCCGAAGACGTACTGTTTCGTGCGCTCGGGCTGGTCGGCACGCCTTATCGCTGGGGCGGCAACACGCCTGATTCGGGTTTCGATTGCAGTGGCCTGATCGGTTATGTCTATCGTGACGCGGCGGGTATCTCGTTGCCACGCTCGACTCGCGACATGATTGTGATGGGCGCGCCGAATGTCGGGCGTGAGCAGCTGCAATCCGGTGATCTGGTGTTCTTCGCCACTTCCGGTGGCTCGCAGGTTTCCCATGCGGGCATCTATGTCGGAGAAGGCCGCTTCGTACATGCCCCGGCGACCGGTGGCACCGTGAAGCTGGACAGCCTGGACAAGCCGTATTGGCAAAAGGCCTATCTCAACGCCAAGCGCGTGATCCAGCCCTCGAACCTGGCGCAAAATACCACCGCCCCTTAG
- a CDS encoding C40 family peptidase has protein sequence MQVVRFAPLVPLALVTFLFGCSANLPVSQEQQPQYQNSISSQSPARRADAAMLQEELATEEELAGFADNKPYQLPVLADSILERGKSLIGTRYRFGGSSTTSGFDCSGFIGYLFREEAGMSLPRSTREMINVNAPLVSRNDLKPGDLLFFSTRGRGRVSHAAIYLGDDQFIHSSSRRSGGVRIDSLDDAYWSKTFIEAKRALAMAPSSEPVQTTAMTSTTLKRHK, from the coding sequence ATGCAAGTAGTACGCTTCGCACCCCTCGTGCCCCTCGCACTCGTTACTTTTTTGTTTGGTTGCTCTGCCAATTTACCGGTTTCTCAAGAGCAACAACCGCAGTACCAGAATTCGATCAGCTCGCAATCTCCGGCTCGCCGTGCAGATGCAGCCATGTTGCAGGAAGAACTCGCCACCGAAGAAGAACTGGCCGGTTTTGCTGACAACAAGCCTTACCAGTTGCCGGTTCTGGCCGACAGCATCTTGGAGCGTGGCAAATCCCTGATCGGTACTCGCTACCGTTTCGGTGGTTCTTCGACCACTTCGGGTTTCGATTGCAGCGGCTTCATCGGTTATCTGTTTCGTGAAGAGGCTGGCATGAGCCTGCCGCGTTCCACTCGCGAAATGATCAACGTGAATGCGCCTCTGGTGTCGCGCAATGACCTCAAGCCCGGTGACCTGCTGTTCTTCAGCACCCGTGGTCGCGGTCGTGTGAGCCATGCAGCCATTTACCTGGGTGACGATCAGTTCATCCATTCCAGCAGCCGCCGTAGTGGTGGTGTGCGCATCGACAGTCTCGATGACGCCTACTGGAGCAAGACGTTCATCGAGGCCAAGCGTGCTCTGGCAATGGCTCCTTCCAGCGAGCCTGTACAGACCACTGCCATGACATCGACTACACTCAAGCGCCATAAATGA
- a CDS encoding NAD-dependent deacylase, whose translation MVDQALLLQTAAALRHAQRILVITGAGLSADSGLPTYRGVGGLYNGKTDDGLPIEVALSGPMLRRDPELCWKYIAELGKACLGGQPNAAHYAISQLQRMKPECWVLTQNVDGYHRAAGSPPERLIEIHGQMAPLFCQSCGEEDSHLSEHLLRPLPPLCQKCSGVLRPSVVLFQEMLPEKALETLYEEMAKGFDAVLSIGTTASFPYIHEPVLRTRICGGFTAEINPAPTDHSAQMDVFLQCRAAHVMEKLISHI comes from the coding sequence TTGGTAGATCAGGCCTTGCTGCTGCAGACGGCGGCAGCATTGCGCCATGCACAGCGGATCCTGGTGATTACCGGTGCGGGGCTTTCGGCGGATTCGGGTCTGCCCACCTATCGCGGTGTAGGCGGTCTTTATAATGGCAAGACCGATGACGGCCTGCCCATTGAGGTGGCGTTGTCCGGGCCGATGCTGCGCCGTGATCCAGAGCTGTGCTGGAAATACATCGCCGAACTGGGCAAGGCGTGTCTGGGTGGCCAGCCCAATGCCGCGCATTACGCCATTTCTCAATTGCAGCGGATGAAGCCCGAATGCTGGGTGCTGACCCAGAACGTCGATGGCTATCATCGTGCCGCTGGCAGCCCGCCGGAACGCCTGATCGAGATCCATGGGCAAATGGCTCCACTGTTTTGCCAGTCCTGTGGCGAAGAAGACTCTCATCTGAGTGAGCACTTGCTGCGGCCGCTGCCGCCTTTGTGCCAGAAGTGTAGTGGCGTTTTGCGACCGTCCGTCGTGCTGTTTCAGGAGATGTTGCCTGAGAAAGCTCTTGAAACACTCTATGAAGAAATGGCCAAAGGCTTTGATGCGGTGTTGAGTATCGGCACCACTGCCAGCTTCCCCTACATCCACGAACCTGTCTTGCGCACCCGTATTTGCGGGGGATTCACGGCAGAAATCAATCCGGCCCCCACCGATCACAGCGCCCAGATGGACGTTTTTCTGCAGTGCCGTGCAGCACATGTCATGGAAAAACTCATAAGTCACATTTGA
- the hda gene encoding DnaA regulatory inactivator Hda — translation MKPIQLPLSVRLRDDATFINYYPGANAAALGYVERLCEADAGWTESLIYLWGKDGVGRTHLLQAACLRFEQMGEPSVYLPLAEVIDEGVELFDHLEQYELVCLDDLQAVVGKPEWEEALFHLFNRLRDSGRRLLIAASQSPRELPVKLPDLKSRLTMALVFQMRPLSDEDKLRALQLRASRRGLHLTDEVGHFILTRGTRSMNALFELLERLDQASLQEKRKLTIPFLKETLGW, via the coding sequence ATGAAACCGATTCAGCTGCCCCTGAGTGTCCGTCTGCGTGATGACGCCACTTTCATCAATTACTATCCCGGCGCCAATGCTGCGGCTCTCGGCTATGTCGAGCGCCTGTGCGAGGCTGACGCGGGGTGGACGGAAAGCCTGATTTATCTGTGGGGCAAGGATGGGGTAGGGCGCACGCACTTGCTGCAGGCAGCTTGCCTTCGTTTCGAGCAGATGGGTGAACCTTCTGTTTATCTGCCACTGGCCGAAGTCATCGATGAAGGCGTCGAGCTGTTCGATCACCTTGAGCAGTACGAGCTGGTCTGCCTGGATGACCTGCAAGCGGTCGTGGGCAAGCCGGAATGGGAAGAGGCGCTGTTTCATCTGTTCAATCGTCTGCGTGACAGCGGGCGTCGCCTGTTGATCGCGGCTTCTCAGTCGCCTCGCGAACTGCCGGTCAAGTTGCCGGACCTCAAGTCTCGTCTGACCATGGCGCTGGTGTTCCAGATGCGTCCGCTGTCCGATGAAGACAAGCTGCGCGCCCTGCAACTGCGCGCTTCCCGTCGCGGTCTGCACCTGACCGATGAAGTCGGGCATTTCATTCTTACCCGTGGCACCCGCAGCATGAACGCTTTGTTCGAGTTGCTTGAGCGTCTGGATCAGGCCTCTCTTCAGGAAAAGCGCAAGCTGACCATTCCCTTCCTCAAGGAAACCCTGGGTTGGTAG